From Pseudomonas fluorescens:
GGCGCGGTTTCCAATCGATGTGGGGGGCACGGCCTTCGCGGGCCAGCAGGTCAAGGATCTGCCGTGCACGCGCGGGGCCGGCGTTGGCCACCAGTGAGGCCAGGGCATCGCGCCATTCGCTCAGTTCTTCGTCGTCCACTGCGGTGTGATTCACTGCACTCGCGAAACCATTCATGGGCACCTCCGGGCTTTTTTCCAGTTTATGTCGGTGACGGAGGATTTTTTGCCTATTTTCAGGCGCTGCAGAGCGCATTTTGAGCATGAATCACTGCCAATCAGATTTTTCCCAGCACGTTGTGCTCCAGCGCCGTGTCCATCCCTCACAAAAAAACCGCAACTGTGTTTAAAATGCCGCCCGCTCAATGAATGACGCACAACGATGAACCCAGACGCACTCGCCACGCTGCATGCCCACCTGCTCACGGCCCTGGCCGATGCGCCCACGGAAACCCGCCGCCTGTTCCACGGCCGTGGCCGCTGCTGGCCGGGCCTGGAGCAACTGACGGTCGATTGGTTGCAAGGGGTGGTGCTGGTCGCGCTGTTCAAGGAACCGGAAACGGCGCAGCTGGATGCCTTGAAGCAGTGGTTGAGCACTTTCGAATGGGCGCGGTACGGCGTGCGCAGCGTCGCCTTGCAACACCGTTACCTGCCGCAAAGCACCACCGAATGGTTGTTCGGCGAAGCCGTCGACGCGTTGACGATCACCGAAGGCGGCCTGCGCTATTTGATCGACCTGGGGAAAAAACAGAACAGCGGTCTGTTCCTCGATATGCGCTACGGTCGCAATTGGGTGCGTGAGCAGGCCAAGGGCCAGCGGGTACTCAACCTGTTCGCCTACACCTGCGGTTTCTCCGTGGCCGCCATCGAAGGCGGTGCCGAGCATGTGGTGAACCTGGACATGGCCCGTGGCGCCCTCAGCCGTGGCCGCGACAACCATCGGCTGAACGGTCATGACCTGGGCAAAGTGACCTTCCTCGGCCACGACCTGTTCAAGTCCTGGGCCAAGGTGACGAATAGCGGCCCCTACGACCTGGTGATCATCGACCCGCCGTCCTTCCAGAAAGGCAGCTTCCTGTTGACCAAGGACTACCAGCGTGTGCTGCGCCGCCTGCCAGACTTGCTCACGGCACAGGGCACGGTGCTGGCATGCATGAACGATCCGGCGTTCGGCGAAGACTTCCTGATCGACAGCGTCACGCGCGAAGCACCGGGCCTGCGCTTTATCGAACGGCTGCAAAACCCGCCGGAATTTCCGGATATCGACGCGCAAAGTGGCCTGAAAGCGCTGGTGTTCCGCCAGGGCTGATGCTGAATCGTCCTACGCTTGCTACGCTAGGCAATACACCGGGGCGGTGAACCTTATCCCCCCCTTCCCGGTCGATACCTGCATTCCCTGGCCAGACTCGACGGTGTCACATCGTCGGCTGCCCCGTTTCACCTTTGGAGAACCGCCCGTGATATCGACCCTGCATGTAGCCAGACTGAAAGCCTGGGGCGCCCACGGCTTTACCGCCACCGGTGTGGTATTGGCCTTCCTGGCCACCCTGGCGCTGCTGGAAAACTCACCCAAGGCTTGCCTGCTATGGCTGGGCCTGGCGCTGGTGGTCGATGGCGTGGATGGCTCGCTGGCTCGCCGGGTGAATGTCAGCACGGTACTGCCCAGCTTTGACGGTTCGGTGTTGGACCTGGTGATCGACTACCTGACCTACGTATTTATCCCGGCACTGTTTATCTATCGCTATATCGACCTGCCGGACTTCACCCACTTGTTCACGGTGTCGGTGATCCTGGTGTCGTCGTTGTTCTGCTTCTGCAACGTGAACATGAAGAGCAAGGACAACTACTTCGTCGGCTTCCCGGCCGCGTGGAATGTGGTTGCCCTCTGCGTGTATATCATCCAGCCAGACGCCTGGGTGACCTTGTTGACCGTGATCGGCCTGGCGCTGCTGACCGTGACGCCGATGAAGTTTTTGCATCCGTTCCGGGTCAAGCGCTTCATGCCGATCAACATCGCGGTGACCACGATCTGGTTGCTGTGCAGCTTTTTGATGGTGGTGGATTACCCCAATACCAACCCGTGGACATTCGGCTTGTGGTCGCTGATGTCGGCGTATTTCCTCGGGATTTGCATCTGGCGCACGGCGCTGGAGTGGCTGGGCACGCACAAATAGCCAAGCAGGCACGGTAAAACATGTGGGAGGGAGGGGGCTGGCCCTCCCACATTTGGTTCTGCGTACCTCAGGCAGGTAAGATGGCGGCCCTTCGCACAGCGCTTTTGCTGCGCCCTGCCACCATTAAGCCCTGCCCAATGCCTTTCGAACTCAGCGTAGACCTCACCACCCTCGCCATTCTGGCCGTCGTGGCCTTTATCGCCGGCTTCATCGACGCCATCGCCGGCGGCGGTGGGTTGCTCACCACCCCGGCCCTGCTCACCGCGGGCATGCCGCCTCACCTGGTGTTGGGCACCAACAAGCTCAGTTCCACCTTCGGCTCAGCCACCGCCAGCTTCACCTTCTACCGACGCAAGCTGTTCCACCCGCGCCAATGGGTGCACGCCATCGTCGGCACCTTGGTCGGCGCACTGGCCGGGGCCGTGGTCGCCCACTACCTGCCCGCCGAAACCCTGAACAAGATGCTGCCGGTCATTGTCTTTGGCTGTGGCCTGTACCTGTTATTCGGTGGCACACCCAAGGCTGCGCTGGATGCCGATGCCCCGATCAAGAAGAAATGGCAAAGCACCCAAGGCTTTGGCCTGGGTTTCTATGATGGCGTAGCCGGGCCAGGTACGGGCGCGTTCTGGACCGTGAGCACAATGCTGCTGCACCCCATCGACCTGGTGAAGGCCAGCGGCGTGGCGCGCAGCATGAACTTCGTCAGCAACGCGGCGGCGCTGTCGGTGTTTATCTTCAACGGCTCGGTGGATTGGATCGTCGGCCTGGCCATGGGCATCTCGGTGATGTGCGGCGCATTCTTTGGCGCACGCAGCGCAATCAGCGGCGGCGCCAAATTCATTCGCCCGGTGTTTATCACCGTGGTCCTTGGCCTGACTGTACGCCTAGCCTGGCAGCACTGGTTCAGCGTGGCCTAAGCGACGCGCGACGTACAGGTCGATCAGGTAGCGCGCAATCGAGCGTGACGCCGGCAACGGCGGCAGGTCGTGGATGTTGAACCACTGCGCGTCCTCGATTTCGTCAGCCTGGGGCACGATATCGCCGCCGGCGTACTCGGCATGGAAGCCCAGCATCATCGAGTGAGGGAACGGCCAGCACTGGCTGCCCATGTACTGGATGTTGCGCACCTCCACCTGCACTTCTTCGCGCACTTCACGGATCAAGCAGTCTTCGGCCGACTCACCCGGTTCGGCAAACCCCGCCAACGTGCTGTACACCCCAGGCACAAAGCGTGGCGAACGCGCCAGCAGGATCTCATCACCGCGGGTCACCAGCACGATCATGCTTGGCGAGATACGCGGGTAGCTGCGCAGGTCACAGGCCTCACAGAACATCGCTCGCTCACGGGGCACCTGGACCATGGCCTGCCCGCAACTCCCGCAGAACCGGTGTTCCCGGGCCCAGGTACCGATCTGCGCGGCATAGCCCAACACTTTGTAAAGCCGGTGATCACCTTGCAACATGAAGCCGCGCAGGCCCTGCCAACTGCAGCCGGGGACCTCGCTGGCGGCGTTGAGCTCCAGCAGGTACACCGGCTCGCCGTCGAGGTGGCCGATACCGTGTTCGGCGAACACCGAAAGGTCTTGGCGCTTGAGCCATTCCCGTGGGAACAGCGGGCCGTTGGTGTCATGCAAAAAGCCGTCGCGGCTGCGGGCGACAGCCCAGCCACCGGGGGTTTGGTTGTCCAGCAGCGTAGTGGTAATCCAGCCTGGGGTCATGTCAGTCAATCCACGAATTCGGGTTTCTGCTTGCTCATATGGGCCGCGATGGCCACGCGCAGGTCGTTGGATTGCAACATAGCCGAGTTCCAGGTGGCAACGTATTCCAGGCCGTCATTGACCGTATGGTCACGCATGTAGCTGATCATGGCCTTGGTACCGGTCACGGCGATCGGCGATTTGGCGGCGATTTCATGGGCGATTTCCAGGACGCCGGCCAATAGGCTTTGCTGGTCGGCATACACGCGATTGACCAGGCCGATGCTGCGCGCTTCCTCGGCACTGAACGCGCGGCCGGTATAGGCCAGCTCACGCAGCATGCCGTCGCCGATAATGCGCGGCAGGCGTTGCAGGGTGCCGACGTCAGCGGCCATGCCGATGTCGATTTCCTTGATGGAGAATTGCGCGTCCTCGGCGGCGTAACGCATGTCGCAGGCGCTGATCAGGTCGATGGCCCCCCCAATGCAGTAACCCTGGATCGCCGCCAGCACCGGCT
This genomic window contains:
- a CDS encoding class I SAM-dependent methyltransferase, with amino-acid sequence MNPDALATLHAHLLTALADAPTETRRLFHGRGRCWPGLEQLTVDWLQGVVLVALFKEPETAQLDALKQWLSTFEWARYGVRSVALQHRYLPQSTTEWLFGEAVDALTITEGGLRYLIDLGKKQNSGLFLDMRYGRNWVREQAKGQRVLNLFAYTCGFSVAAIEGGAEHVVNLDMARGALSRGRDNHRLNGHDLGKVTFLGHDLFKSWAKVTNSGPYDLVIIDPPSFQKGSFLLTKDYQRVLRRLPDLLTAQGTVLACMNDPAFGEDFLIDSVTREAPGLRFIERLQNPPEFPDIDAQSGLKALVFRQG
- the pcsA gene encoding phosphatidylcholine synthase, whose product is MISTLHVARLKAWGAHGFTATGVVLAFLATLALLENSPKACLLWLGLALVVDGVDGSLARRVNVSTVLPSFDGSVLDLVIDYLTYVFIPALFIYRYIDLPDFTHLFTVSVILVSSLFCFCNVNMKSKDNYFVGFPAAWNVVALCVYIIQPDAWVTLLTVIGLALLTVTPMKFLHPFRVKRFMPINIAVTTIWLLCSFLMVVDYPNTNPWTFGLWSLMSAYFLGICIWRTALEWLGTHK
- a CDS encoding TSUP family transporter, producing the protein MPFELSVDLTTLAILAVVAFIAGFIDAIAGGGGLLTTPALLTAGMPPHLVLGTNKLSSTFGSATASFTFYRRKLFHPRQWVHAIVGTLVGALAGAVVAHYLPAETLNKMLPVIVFGCGLYLLFGGTPKAALDADAPIKKKWQSTQGFGLGFYDGVAGPGTGAFWTVSTMLLHPIDLVKASGVARSMNFVSNAAALSVFIFNGSVDWIVGLAMGISVMCGAFFGARSAISGGAKFIRPVFITVVLGLTVRLAWQHWFSVA
- the nudC gene encoding NAD(+) diphosphatase; this translates as MTPGWITTTLLDNQTPGGWAVARSRDGFLHDTNGPLFPREWLKRQDLSVFAEHGIGHLDGEPVYLLELNAASEVPGCSWQGLRGFMLQGDHRLYKVLGYAAQIGTWAREHRFCGSCGQAMVQVPRERAMFCEACDLRSYPRISPSMIVLVTRGDEILLARSPRFVPGVYSTLAGFAEPGESAEDCLIREVREEVQVEVRNIQYMGSQCWPFPHSMMLGFHAEYAGGDIVPQADEIEDAQWFNIHDLPPLPASRSIARYLIDLYVARRLGHAEPVLPG
- a CDS encoding crotonase/enoyl-CoA hydratase family protein, translating into MSEYQAFVVELIGNVAHVQINRPEKINAMNAAFWTEIIDIFQWVEDTDAVRAVVLSGAGKHFSSGIDLMMLASVANAFGKDVGRNARLLRRKILELQASFNAVDNCRKPVLAAIQGYCIGGAIDLISACDMRYAAEDAQFSIKEIDIGMAADVGTLQRLPRIIGDGMLRELAYTGRAFSAEEARSIGLVNRVYADQQSLLAGVLEIAHEIAAKSPIAVTGTKAMISYMRDHTVNDGLEYVATWNSAMLQSNDLRVAIAAHMSKQKPEFVD